ACCAGGTTGAGGTGGCTGTCGAGGTCCGGCCAGTGCACCAAAGGCAGCAGTTGGGCGGCGCCGCTGTTGAGCAAGCCGCCATCGGAATAGCAACCGAGCATCACCTTCAAGCCCAAGCGATGGGCGGTACGCGCCATGAGCAGTCCCTCGCTCAGCCCGCCGGATTTCACCAACTTGATGTTGATGCCATCGACATGGGGAGCCAGCCGCAGCAAATCGTTCAAGTCCCAGCAACTCTCATCAGCCACCAGGGGAATGGGCGCCAAGCGATGCAACGCCGCAAAGCCAGCCCGATCCGCCTCCCGATCCGCCAGGGGCGGTAGGGGCTGCTCCACCAGCACCACCCCCTGATCGGCCAACCACGGAATCATTTGGCGCGCACCCGCGAGGTCCCAACCGCCATTGGCATCAATCTGCAGCTCATCGCCGGGATGCAGGGCCGCCCTCACCCCCTCCACGAGCTGCCGGTCGTGGGCCAAACCATCGGGGGAGCCCAGCTTCAACTTCACCCGTGTGGCCGGCAAGAGCTGCCGCCAACGCTCCAGCCGCGCCAGCACCGACGCCAGCGATCCCAGTCCGAGGGTGACGCTGGTGGCCACACAGGCCGCGGGATCCAAGCCCCAAAGCCGATGCAGGGGTTGCCCGAGCCGCTGTCCCCACCAGTCGTGCAGCGCCAGATCCAAACCGCATCGGGCCGGGGGGCTGAGCCCAGCCAGGAGGGGCTCCAGGGCCTGACGGGGTTGGGGCCCGAGAGACTCCAGCCGTGGCGCCAGGGCCTCGAGCTCGGCGGCAATGGCGTCGGTCGCGTAGTGCCGGTGCCCCGTATCGAAGCCACCGGTCTCCCCCCGGCCCGTGATGCCGTCCTGCTCCAGCTCCAGCAGCAGGTGCTCGACAGCAGAGGTCGTGCCGCGGCTAATGGCCAAGGGCACCGCTTTGCTGAGGCGAAAACGGCTCAGACGGAGGCGCATCGGGACTCAACGGCCCCTTCAAGCTGGCACGGATCACAGTGGCGCGCCGCCCATACCGGAAACTGGTGGCATGACGGCGACACAACTGAGCGCTCCCCAAGCCACAACGGGACGGGGCAGCTACTGGATCACGACCTTCGGCTGCCAGATGAACAAGGCGGATTCCGAGCGCATGGCCGGGATCCTCGAATCCATGGGCTACAGCGAGGCCACGGCTGAACTCGAGGCCGATCTGGTCCTCTACAACACCTGCACGATCCGCGATAACGCTGAGCAGAAGGTCTACAGCTATCTAGGGCGCCAAGCCCAGCGCAAGCGCACCAACCCCAACCTCACCCTGGTGGTTGCCGGTTGCGTCGCCCAACAGGAAGGGGAATCACTGCTGCGCCGGGTGCCCGAACTGGACCTAGTGATGGGGCCCCAGCACGCCAATCGCCTCGATGTTCTGCTGAACCAGGTGGAGCAGGGCCAGCAGGTGGTGGCCACCGAAGAGCACCACATCCTTGAGGACATCACCACCGCCCGCCGGGACAGCAGCATCTGCGGCTGGGTCAACGTGATTTACGGCTGCAACGAGCGCTGCACCTACTGCGTCGTTCCCTCGGTGCGCGGCAAGGAGCAATCGCGCTTGCCCGAGGCGATCAAGCTGGAGATGGAGGGCCTGGCCGCCCAAGGCTTCAAGGAGATCACCCTGCTGGGGCAAAACATTGATGCCTACGGCCGTGACCTGCCCGGAATCACCCCGGAGGGGCGCCGGCAGCACACCCTCACCGATCTCCTCCAGTTCGTCCATGACGTGGAGGGGATTGAGCGCATCCGCTTCGCCACCAGCCACCCCCGCTACTTCACGGAACGGCTGATCGACGCCTGCGCCGACCTACCCAAGGTCTGCGAGCACTTCCACGTCCCCTTCCAGAGCGGCGACGACGATGTCCTCAAGGCGATGGCCCGGGGCTACACCGTGGAGCGTTACCGCCGCATCATCGACCGCATCCGCGATCGCATGCCCGACGCCTCGATCAGCGCCGATGTGATCGTTGCCTTCCCTGGAGAAACGGACGCGCAGTACCGGCGCACGCTGGATCTGATCGATGAGATCGGCTTCGACCAGGTCAACACCGCCGCGTATTCCCCACGGCCCAACACCCCCGCGGCCGACTGGCCCAACCAGTTGAGCGAAGAGGTCAAAGTGCAACGGCTCCAGGAGATCAACGCCCTGGTGGAGCGCAAGGCCAAGGAGCGCAGCGCCCGCTACGCCGGCCGCACCGAGCAAGTGCTGGTGGAGGGGGTGAACCCGAAACAGGCCGATCAGGTGATGGGGCGAACCCGCACGAACCGGCTGACCTTCTTCCCCGCGGCCCGCGCCGGTGGAGGCCAATGGCAAGCCGGCGATCTGGTGGAT
This DNA window, taken from Synechococcus sp. LTW-R, encodes the following:
- a CDS encoding dipeptide epimerase, which encodes MRLRLSRFRLSKAVPLAISRGTTSAVEHLLLELEQDGITGRGETGGFDTGHRHYATDAIAAELEALAPRLESLGPQPRQALEPLLAGLSPPARCGLDLALHDWWGQRLGQPLHRLWGLDPAACVATSVTLGLGSLASVLARLERWRQLLPATRVKLKLGSPDGLAHDRQLVEGVRAALHPGDELQIDANGGWDLAGARQMIPWLADQGVVLVEQPLPPLADREADRAGFAALHRLAPIPLVADESCWDLNDLLRLAPHVDGINIKLVKSGGLSEGLLMARTAHRLGLKVMLGCYSDGGLLNSGAAQLLPLVHWPDLDSHLNLVDDPFSGPDRQGDRLAPADRPGLGVQEVG
- the miaB gene encoding tRNA (N6-isopentenyl adenosine(37)-C2)-methylthiotransferase MiaB — protein: MTATQLSAPQATTGRGSYWITTFGCQMNKADSERMAGILESMGYSEATAELEADLVLYNTCTIRDNAEQKVYSYLGRQAQRKRTNPNLTLVVAGCVAQQEGESLLRRVPELDLVMGPQHANRLDVLLNQVEQGQQVVATEEHHILEDITTARRDSSICGWVNVIYGCNERCTYCVVPSVRGKEQSRLPEAIKLEMEGLAAQGFKEITLLGQNIDAYGRDLPGITPEGRRQHTLTDLLQFVHDVEGIERIRFATSHPRYFTERLIDACADLPKVCEHFHVPFQSGDDDVLKAMARGYTVERYRRIIDRIRDRMPDASISADVIVAFPGETDAQYRRTLDLIDEIGFDQVNTAAYSPRPNTPAADWPNQLSEEVKVQRLQEINALVERKAKERSARYAGRTEQVLVEGVNPKQADQVMGRTRTNRLTFFPAARAGGGQWQAGDLVDVRIEEVRAFSLSGVALS